From Neorickettsia helminthoeca str. Oregon, one genomic window encodes:
- a CDS encoding metallophosphoesterase family protein, which translates to MNAIAVTEKYLLILFILFYSSGFAYEFHWFQLMGGNRLWFRLVGEKLSHCPNISIDGEEQQMNEYSQRSDAFPKSCFFELDLSRLPHSVIFDGKEISPTIDTNAVKRIAIIGDTGCRVKSFISQDCEKNWFFQEIVGLVVGHSPDMVIHVGDYIYREKGYQDNWDTWTADFFLPAARLLDSNIPLLLVRGNHEDCRRNGNGWFALLGRENKECQDHEQPYAIDINGRRLAVIDSTYEKNLLTDLEEINATTDTKRTWILTHKPIIFRNKAHIPVGYIEFAKKLKKEIELFISGHIHVAQFLKFNGRVQLISGNGGALLSYGMAPHSRESQLKYGFAIIDFLDDRVKITSYDRFNNEMMSMYLPVNN; encoded by the coding sequence ATGAATGCCATAGCTGTTACGGAAAAATATTTACTTATTCTTTTCATTTTATTCTATAGTTCCGGATTTGCTTACGAATTCCATTGGTTCCAGCTCATGGGTGGAAATCGATTATGGTTCCGCCTTGTCGGAGAGAAATTGAGTCATTGTCCGAATATCAGCATAGACGGTGAAGAGCAACAGATGAATGAGTACAGCCAGAGAAGTGATGCTTTTCCTAAAAGCTGTTTTTTTGAGTTAGATCTTAGTCGTTTACCGCACTCCGTTATTTTTGATGGTAAGGAGATCAGTCCAACGATTGATACGAATGCTGTAAAGAGGATCGCTATCATTGGTGATACAGGATGCCGAGTAAAAAGTTTTATCTCACAGGATTGCGAAAAGAACTGGTTCTTCCAGGAGATAGTAGGCCTCGTAGTTGGGCATTCACCGGATATGGTGATACATGTTGGAGACTACATATACAGGGAAAAGGGCTATCAGGATAATTGGGATACTTGGACGGCGGATTTTTTCTTACCGGCTGCTAGATTATTAGATTCCAATATTCCACTACTCTTGGTCAGGGGCAACCATGAAGACTGTCGCCGCAATGGTAATGGGTGGTTTGCTCTTTTGGGTAGAGAAAACAAAGAGTGCCAAGATCATGAGCAGCCATATGCCATTGATATTAATGGAAGGAGACTTGCAGTAATAGATTCAACATACGAGAAAAACTTGCTCACTGATCTTGAGGAAATAAATGCGACAACTGATACGAAAAGAACCTGGATCTTAACTCATAAGCCAATTATATTCAGGAATAAGGCTCATATCCCTGTTGGATATATTGAGTTTGCTAAAAAGCTCAAAAAGGAGATCGAGTTATTCATTTCTGGACACATACATGTTGCACAATTCCTGAAATTCAATGGTAGGGTTCAGCTTATTTCGGGTAATGGAGGTGCGCTGCTTTCTTATGGGATGGCCCCACATTCCAGGGAGTCACAATTGAAATATGGATTTGCAATAATTGATTTCCTCGACGACCGCGTCAAGATTACTAGCTATGATCGCTTTAATAACGAAATGATGTCCATGTATTTGCCCGTGAATAATTAG
- the rpsU gene encoding 30S ribosomal protein S21, whose amino-acid sequence MGQVFMVHHGDVEQALRRLKQHLSREGVTPGRKRVFEKPSEKRHRRAVEIKRKIRKQRMRATQ is encoded by the coding sequence TTGGGGCAAGTTTTTATGGTTCACCATGGGGATGTTGAACAAGCACTTCGCAGATTGAAGCAGCATTTGTCCAGGGAAGGTGTCACGCCAGGAAGGAAACGTGTATTTGAAAAGCCCTCAGAAAAAAGGCATAGAAGAGCTGTTGAGATCAAGCGTAAAATAAGGAAGCAAAGAATGCGTGCCACTCAGTAG
- the hemA gene encoding 5-aminolevulinate synthase, with translation MSKYSAVFNQALDTIKKEKRYREFVNLARISGEFPYAINEETNERIVLWCSNDYLGMGQNFTVCDSMKETIDRMGAGAGGTRNISGNNKEVVLLEQEIAKLHHKEAALSFVCGYVANLASISTLTSLMEDCIAFSDQYNHSSIIEGIKSSRCEKRIFHHNDLKHLEELLSQAPQHTYKIIIFESVYSMDGDIAPIEGICDLAEKYGALTYIDEVHAVGMYGKHGAGISEELGLTDRIDIIQGTLAKAYGVIGGYVAAKANIIDVIRSHASGFIFTTALPPVIAAAGRSSIRHLYNSDIERKKQRENVGKLKILLKQNNIKFLESPTHIVPIIIGNPEQCKLASKRLLEEFKIFIQYINYPTVPRGTERLRITPTPQHTDKMMEELVLALKEVLNRTIH, from the coding sequence ATGTCTAAATATAGCGCTGTTTTCAATCAGGCTCTTGACACAATAAAAAAGGAAAAACGTTATCGTGAATTCGTGAACCTTGCAAGAATCTCAGGTGAGTTTCCCTATGCCATAAACGAAGAAACTAATGAGAGGATCGTGCTGTGGTGTAGCAATGATTATCTCGGTATGGGACAGAATTTCACTGTCTGCGATTCCATGAAGGAGACTATTGATAGGATGGGTGCTGGAGCAGGCGGCACTAGGAATATCTCCGGCAATAATAAGGAAGTCGTCCTCTTGGAGCAGGAAATAGCAAAGCTCCATCATAAGGAGGCTGCACTTTCTTTTGTTTGTGGATACGTAGCTAATCTTGCATCCATATCGACCCTCACTTCGCTGATGGAGGACTGCATTGCATTTTCGGATCAATACAACCACTCATCGATAATAGAGGGAATCAAAAGTAGTCGCTGCGAAAAGCGAATCTTTCACCACAATGATCTCAAACACCTGGAGGAGCTATTATCACAAGCACCACAACATACGTACAAAATAATAATCTTTGAATCGGTGTATTCAATGGATGGCGACATTGCACCGATTGAGGGAATCTGTGACTTAGCAGAGAAGTATGGCGCACTCACATATATCGATGAGGTACACGCCGTAGGTATGTATGGTAAACACGGAGCCGGAATCAGCGAAGAGCTGGGCTTGACAGATAGAATCGATATAATACAAGGGACACTGGCAAAAGCCTATGGAGTGATCGGTGGATACGTTGCAGCTAAAGCTAATATCATCGATGTCATTAGAAGTCATGCATCGGGCTTTATTTTCACTACTGCGCTTCCTCCAGTTATCGCTGCGGCTGGCAGGTCAAGCATCAGACATCTTTACAACAGCGACATTGAAAGAAAGAAACAGCGTGAAAACGTAGGAAAACTCAAAATACTTCTTAAACAGAATAATATTAAATTTCTCGAGAGTCCTACGCATATTGTTCCAATCATTATCGGGAATCCAGAGCAGTGTAAGCTCGCCTCCAAAAGGCTGCTTGAAGAATTCAAGATCTTTATACAGTACATAAACTACCCCACTGTACCACGCGGCACTGAGCGCTTGAGAATCACACCGACCCCACAGCACACAGACAAAATGATGGAGGAGTTAGTGTTAGCACTCAAGGAAGTACTAAATAGAACAATACATTAA
- a CDS encoding cytochrome c maturation protein CcmE — protein MRLSKWKRLTLLLSGLLLCLGVVFSILFSLGSSISFFYSPSDIAKLAESNAEIRLGGKVKTIERFPETTHFIISDDSADLKVIYVGLSPALMREGIDVVVVGKLKDHIMYAKQILIKHDERYYPPENMRSMTEDADS, from the coding sequence ATGCGCCTATCTAAATGGAAAAGACTAACACTCCTACTATCAGGCTTATTGCTTTGTCTGGGCGTAGTCTTTTCTATTTTGTTCAGTCTCGGGAGTAGTATCTCGTTTTTCTATTCTCCGAGCGATATCGCAAAGCTTGCTGAGTCCAACGCTGAAATAAGACTCGGAGGAAAGGTCAAAACTATAGAAAGGTTTCCTGAAACGACCCATTTTATCATCTCAGACGATAGCGCTGATCTTAAAGTGATATATGTAGGTCTTTCGCCAGCACTGATGCGCGAAGGCATAGATGTCGTGGTTGTTGGTAAATTGAAAGATCACATAATGTACGCGAAACAAATTCTTATCAAGCATGATGAGCGTTATTATCCACCTGAAAATATGAGATCTATGACTGAGGACGCGGACAGTTAG
- the tolB gene encoding Tol-Pal system beta propeller repeat protein TolB: MRLVLFVVILLTVSSAHATLKIDINRGNASKIKLILVQCTQEDHNKGSIIANIVAADLASTGFLDVQPNTEIKCNANASISNFGTLRDTDNLILSLAVSLSEDGKLTVKYRAIDTSIRKQILGKLLESNAQNHRKVAHSIADSIYTKLTGDVGYFNTSIAHTSEIDGKKRLAIMDQDGANLRFITDGRFLVLTPRFSPDGSKIVYMSYSKLQGKVFIKDLEKRKDTMVGNFKGVVSAPRFSPDGKSVILATSNGANTDIHRVYLHNNVQKKLTVHSAINTSPSYSPDQTRIVFTSDRSGSPQLYTMNANGASQKRISFGGGSYTAPVWSPRGDLIAFTTVRNRQFYIGVMKPDGSGERILATGHLVEGPTWAPNGRLIAFTREERSVNGKRSISKIYSIDITGKNERLLPTKHNASDPSWSDEIEY; the protein is encoded by the coding sequence ATGAGGCTGGTACTTTTTGTTGTAATTTTGCTTACGGTTTCGAGTGCGCACGCGACGCTTAAAATCGATATCAACAGAGGGAATGCATCAAAAATAAAGCTGATACTTGTGCAATGCACACAGGAAGATCATAACAAGGGCAGTATCATCGCTAATATTGTGGCCGCTGATTTGGCATCGACTGGCTTCTTGGATGTACAGCCGAACACAGAAATCAAATGCAATGCTAATGCCTCAATCAGTAACTTTGGAACATTGAGGGATACAGACAATCTCATTCTAAGTCTAGCTGTTTCCTTATCGGAAGATGGTAAGTTAACAGTGAAGTATCGCGCTATAGACACATCTATCAGAAAACAAATACTCGGTAAGCTTCTGGAATCCAATGCACAAAACCATCGAAAAGTCGCACACTCTATAGCCGATAGTATATATACCAAACTTACGGGGGACGTTGGATACTTCAACACAAGCATAGCCCACACTTCTGAGATAGACGGGAAAAAGAGACTAGCAATCATGGATCAGGATGGAGCTAATTTGAGATTCATCACTGATGGTAGATTTCTCGTGCTTACCCCTCGTTTTTCGCCGGACGGAAGTAAGATTGTTTACATGTCTTACTCCAAGCTTCAGGGTAAGGTTTTCATAAAAGACTTGGAAAAACGAAAAGATACTATGGTCGGAAATTTCAAAGGAGTTGTCTCTGCGCCGAGGTTCTCTCCTGATGGGAAATCAGTAATATTGGCAACTTCCAATGGGGCAAACACTGATATACATAGGGTATATCTGCATAACAACGTCCAGAAAAAGTTAACTGTGCACTCAGCTATTAATACTTCCCCTTCCTACTCACCCGATCAAACAAGAATTGTCTTCACATCTGACAGGAGTGGATCGCCGCAGTTGTACACGATGAATGCAAACGGAGCTTCACAGAAACGCATCAGTTTTGGTGGTGGAAGTTATACTGCACCAGTTTGGTCTCCTAGGGGGGATTTGATAGCTTTCACTACGGTCCGTAATAGACAGTTCTACATAGGAGTAATGAAACCCGACGGCTCCGGAGAAAGAATATTAGCTACAGGTCACTTGGTTGAAGGTCCTACATGGGCTCCTAATGGACGCCTCATTGCGTTCACTAGAGAAGAGCGATCCGTAAATGGGAAGCGATCAATTTCTAAGATTTATTCCATAGACATCACGGGGAAAAATGAACGTCTCTTACCTACAAAACACAATGCTTCGGACCCTTCCTGGTCAGATGAAATAGAATATTGA